The following are encoded in a window of Cydia splendana chromosome 6, ilCydSple1.2, whole genome shotgun sequence genomic DNA:
- the LOC134791631 gene encoding uncharacterized protein LOC134791631: MESISSRLTSFDERITSLETRFSDNIDTNQNNELVIEVEKLKCQINERDQELLINDLEITGIPETTNENKLHLITLIGQKVGVAVSEHDVMSVTRVGVRRAVPAQTIQSGANSPDESSSLCEATPHVRGAQVPGAAAPPPESGSTSSVTMTSRPLVVRFVRRDQRDQLLRAARVRRVIDTTGLGFTGKPSRVYINERLTAANRQLFYKTRMEARRLQWRAPWTTRGNIFVRRDAEHSAIKIRSEADIGRVFRNE, encoded by the coding sequence ATGGAATCAATCTCTTCGCGTTTGACTTCGTTCGATGAACGCATCACGTCCTTGGAAACGCGCTTCAGTGACAATATCGACACAAATCAAAACAATGAGTTAGTGATCGAAGTGGAAAAACTGAAGTGTCAAATAAATGAGCGCGATCAGGAGTTACTCATCAATGACCTTGAGATCACAGGGATTCCTGAGACAACAAATGAGAATAAACTACACCTGATAACACTTATAGGTCAAAAGGTCGGAGTGGCTGTATCGGAGCATGACGTGATGAGTGTAACCCGGGTCGGTGTTCGTCGTGCGGTCCCAGCTCAGACAATACAAAGTGGAGCGAACTCCCCAGACGAGTCCAGCAGCCTGTGCGAGGCGACCCCCCACGTGAGGGGCGCGCAGGTACCAGGAGCGGCAGCCCCCCCCCCTGAAAGCGGCAGTACTTCGAGCGTTACTATGACGTCGCGGCCTCTGGTCGTGCGGTTCGTGCGGCGTGATCAGCGGGACCAGCTGCTCCGAGCAGCTCGCGTCCGACGTGTCATCGATACGACGGGCCTCGGCTTCACCGGTAAACCGAGTCGAGTCTACATTAACGAGCGTCTCACAGCTGCAAACCGGCAACTGTTTTATAAAACTCGAATGGAAGCCCGGCGCCTGCAGTGGCGAGCCCCCTGGACGACTCGTGGTAACATCTTTGTTCGACGCGATGCTGAACATTCCGCGATAAAAATCAGGTCTGAAGCCGACATAGGTAGGGTTTTTAGGAACGAATAA
- the LOC134791918 gene encoding uncharacterized protein LOC134791918 codes for MSANNSPFGRSSKIQRSPPSTPVPPNTGNENAQPTSSKDQTSLDPVPTSEIQNWMSTIDKSLSEICSISTEGKLNSDQKLRIHNLCRKVSHGSANLAVLYQGLKAKALVNHCTLQTLQEKQDLSDSFRALKDSIDNTNRPATHALSFADMVKTSNKNEIRPNNLSLVAIYPKDQSKSSEETKNLVQKIINPEEMKLHVRALRKVKNGGVIISTDTKDDIEKLKLTFKNTSPNLTIDEPFKRRPRVVIVGVPSALREQEVYSCLYEQNIADKFPDLTRENFLASIKLSHKSGKKDAESCNYVLEVPAYIRRALISQNRAFINWSSCPVRDFTTVTKCFKCHFYGHAAKTCKQSEPTCGHCSNLGHSDKDCPFKAEYPKCASCSLFKKPNGHITGDPDCPVRKMAERRYINSIDYGEG; via the coding sequence ATGAGTGCTAATAACAGTCCGTTTGGCAGAAGTTCCAAAATTCAGCGTTCCCCGCCATCAACACCAGTGCCACCGAATACCGGAAATGAAAATGCACAACCAACGAGCTCAAAAGACCAGACCAGTCTTGACCCGGTACCAACATCAGAGATCCAGAACTGGATGAGCACCATAGATAAATCTCTTAGTGAAATCTGCAGCATATCGACGGAAGGCAAATTGAACTCCGACCAAAAACTCAGGATCCACAATCTTTGCCGAAAGGTTTCCCACGGTTCCGCAAACTTGGCAGTTCTTTACCAAGGCCTTAAAGCAAAGGCACTCGTTAACCACTGCACTCTTCAGACGCTTCAAGAAAAACAAGACCTATCAGACAGTTTCCGAGCCCTCAAGGACAGTATCGATAACACTAACAGACCGGCCACACACGCACTTTCTTTTGCCGATATGGTGAAAACCAGTAACAAAAACGAAATTCGTCCTAATAATTTGAGCTTAGTCGCAATTTATCCTAAAGATCAGTCGAAGTCAAGCGAGGAAACGAAAAACCTAgtacaaaaaattattaatCCTGAAGAAATGAAACTACACGTAAGAGCGCTGCGTAAAGTTAAAAATGGCGGTGTTATCATCAGCACTGATACTAAGGACGACATAGAAAAATTGAAATTGACATTTAAAAACACATCCCCGAATCTCACCATCGATGAACCCTTCAAGCGCAGGCCCAGAGTTGTAATAGTAGGCGTACCATCGGCTCTACGGGAACAAGAGGTCTACAGTTGTTTATATGAACAGAATATAGCCGACAAGTTTCCAGACCTAACTCGGGAAAATTTCTTAGCGTCTATCAAATTAAGCCATAAGTCGGGTAAGAAAGATGCAGAGTCCTGTAACTACGTGTTAGAAGTTCCAGCCTATATACGACGAGCTCTCATATCTCAGAACCGAGCTTTCATCAACTGGTCATCGTGTCCTGTCAGAGACTTCACAACTGTTACAAAGTGTTTCAAGTGCCATTTTTACGGCCATGCTGCCAAAACATGCAAGCAATCAGAGCCCACCTGTGGACATTGCAGTAATTTAGGGCACTCGGACAAGGATTGCCCGTTTAAAGCAGAATATCCCAAATGCGCATCATGCAGTCTCTTTAAAAAACCCAATGGTCATATAACTGGAGACCCTGACTGTCCCGTCAGGAAAATGGCCGAACGACGGTACATAAACTCGATTGATTATGGGGAGGGCTAA